CCCCCTTGGCGAAGAACTGCGAGGCGAAAACGGGCGCGAGCGTGCTGTAGACGGCCCAGTCCACCCATTCGACGGTGTTGCCGATCGAGCCGGCGATGATCGCCTTGCGCTGCTTCCCGGTCAGCCGGGTCTCCGACTGCGTGGCTGCTGCCCCGGCGGCGGCCTCGGTCATGAGGTGTTGCCCGAGGTCGGGTCGGGGTGGGTCGTCCCGATCTGGGCGTGGGCGATGTCGGCGATCTGCGCGTGGGTGGCGAACCAGACGTCGCGGTGGCTCGCGATGTGGGCCAGCAGTTCGCGGAGCACCAGCAGCCGGGACCTGTGCCCGATGACGTGCGGATGCAGGGTGAGCTGGAAGAGCCCGCCCTCGGCGTGCGCGGCGTCGAACTCGTCGCGCCAGATCTCGAGCAGGGCCCTCGGTGGCGTGTAGGGGCGCAGCGCGCCGTAGCGCTCCATCATCAGGTAGGGCGCGTCGTCGCGGATCCACTCGACGGGGATCTCCACGATCCCCGTCGGCCTGCCGTCCGCGACCAGCTCGTAGGGCTCGTCGTCGGCCATCAGCGACGAGTCGTAGCGCAGGCCGAGCGCCTCGATGATGGCCAACGTGTGGTCGGAGAAATCCCAGCTCGGGGTGCGGATCCCGACCGGACGGACACCGCCGAGCTTCTCCAGCGTCTCCAGCGAGCGGCCGGTGAGGTCCATCTCGTGCTCACGGGAGAGCGTCATGTTGCGCTCGTGGATCCAGCCGTGCACGCCGACCTCGTGACCGCCCGCCACATAGGCCTGCACCTCATCGGGATGGAGCAGCGCCGAGACCGCGGGCATGAAGAAGCTGGCGGGAACTCCGTATTCGGCCAGCAGCGCAAGGATCTTCGGCACGGCGACCCTGGCGCCGTATTCGCCCTGCGCGAGCTTTCCGGGGCGGGTCTCCCCGTCGCGCAGCGGGATCGTCTCGTGATCGGGGTCGAAGGAGATCGCCACCGCGGCCCTCGCCCCGTGCGGCCAGCCGGCGGGGATCAGGCTCGCACCGGCCCGTACCCGCTCGACATGGCCGCGCCAGGTGGGTTCGTCCCACTGCCACGGTTCGGTCGTCCGGCCGTTCTCATCGGTCATCAGATCGCTCTCCGCTCCGGGCGCCGTCGGCGGTGACGCGGACCCAGGCGCAGTTGAGCGTGTGCGCCTGCCGCGTCCTATCGGCGGTGCGGACTCCCGGTAACGCACCGACCACACCGGGCCAGTATTGGTAGAGATCGCCGTAGCTGGGAAGTACCCCGGGCAGGCACAGGTTGAACCGTCCGGTGGTGGCGGATCAGTCGCTCGTACTGCAGGTGGTCGCCCCCGGGTAACCGCACCCGGCCTGCTCCGCCACCCAGCCCAGCTGTGGCAGACCCTGGTCGAACATCACCGCGAACTCGTCGGCTCTTGGCCGGACGAGTAGGACTGAGCCCGCCGGGTATCCCGACGTGGTGGGGGCCGAACGGTGGGAGGGCTGGTGAAACCGACAGCGACAACACCGACGCGGTCTCCGGAGCGGGCCGGTAGGCGGCCCCGCCATGACGAGGCGGCCCGGCTGCTGGTCGACTATCTCGGCGCGGTCATCGCCGCGCTGGACGGCGAAGGGTTGTCAGTCACAGGGATTCGGATGGGTTGCGGGGCGACCCTGCATGCTCGACTAGCGCTGGCCCGGACCGGACCACGCGCGTCGGGGGCGCCCGACCGCATGCCCGGGGCCATCACCTTGATGTGGGCGGAGGACCTGGGCTGGTCACTGTCACACACCCAGCTGCGCGACAGCCGCGCCGGGTGGCGTTATCTGCCCGGTGGGCTAGCACCGAGCCCGGCAACAGTGGCCGGGTTCGTCACAAACGCGCTGTCCCACCGGGTCGACCCCGCGACGGGCTCACCCAGCCCGGTCGGCCACCACGGGCAACACCTGGCACCGTTGATCGACGCCCTAGCCCACCACAGCCTGGTCACCACGACAGTGAAGCCAGCCAGGATTGACCAGGGATCGGGCACGGTCGGGGTTGCCCCGTAGTGCCCGCGCAG
The sequence above is drawn from the Mycobacteriales bacterium genome and encodes:
- a CDS encoding DUF6292 family protein, whose translation is MKPTATTPTRSPERAGRRPRHDEAARLLVDYLGAVIAALDGEGLSVTGIRMGCGATLHARLALARTGPRASGAPDRMPGAITLMWAEDLGWSLSHTQLRDSRAGWRYLPGGLAPSPATVAGFVTNALSHRVDPATGSPSPVGHHGQHLAPLIDALAHHSLVTTTVKPARIDQGSGTVGVAP
- a CDS encoding polysaccharide deacetylase, which produces MTDENGRTTEPWQWDEPTWRGHVERVRAGASLIPAGWPHGARAAVAISFDPDHETIPLRDGETRPGKLAQGEYGARVAVPKILALLAEYGVPASFFMPAVSALLHPDEVQAYVAGGHEVGVHGWIHERNMTLSREHEMDLTGRSLETLEKLGGVRPVGIRTPSWDFSDHTLAIIEALGLRYDSSLMADDEPYELVADGRPTGIVEIPVEWIRDDAPYLMMERYGALRPYTPPRALLEIWRDEFDAAHAEGGLFQLTLHPHVIGHRSRLLVLRELLAHIASHRDVWFATHAQIADIAHAQIGTTHPDPTSGNTS